TTCCCACCTGCACGCGCTGATCTTCGGCCTGCAGTGCGCGGCCTACCTGGAACGGCTGGATCCCTCCATCTACTGGATGGGCATGCACCACTCCCGCCTGGTGCAGCGCGACGAGAACGGCGTCGCGGTCCCGAAGATCGACCCGGCAGGCGCGGCGGTGCGACTCGGGCATTCGATCGCGTTCTTCATCGGCACCGCATACGGTTCCACCGAGACCGCCGAACGGCTCGCCAAGACCGTGCGCGCCATGCACCACACCATCAAGGGCGTGCGTCCCGACGGGGCGGCCTACGACGCCGACGATCCGGACTGGCTGCGCTGGAACTACGCGACGGTGGTGTGGGGCCTCGCGACGGCCCATCAGCTCTACCACCCACAACCGTTGCGCGGCAAGAAGATCGACAAGTACTACGGCGAGTTCGTGCGCGTCGGACATGCGCTCGGCGGCACCGACCTGCCGACCACCGAGGCCGAGACCCTGCAGTGCCTCGAGTCCTACCTGCCGCGCCTGGCGCTGACCCACGGCGCGTCGATGGCCACCGGCAGCAACCTGGCGATGCCGCAGGCCGCCATCGACTGGGCGATCCGCGACACCATGCCCAAGTGGGCGATGGAGTTGATCCAGCACAGGTCGCCGAACATCATCGAGCGCACCGCGCGGCGCAGCGTGGTGTGGTCGATCATCAACGGTCTGGAGTTCGCGGCGGGCCCGGCACCCGAGTTCAAGGCGGCGCGGGCGCGGGTCGCCGACGGGATCGACCCCGACCTGGCGCCGCACACCTGGCCCGGGTACGTGCCCGGCACCGACCCCGTGTTGAGCCGCGACGACATCGAGCAGAGCTTCGCGTCGGTGTGAGCATCGATGTGATGCACAGCACACGCATTTTTGGCGGTACCGCGGGTTTTGAGACACTGCAGACATGAGCACTACGCCGGCGAAAACCAAGCACCGCGAGGTGGCCAAGCTGGACCGCGTGCCGCTACCGGTCGAGGCCGCGCGCATCGGCGCGACCGGATGGCAGATCACCCGCACCGGGGCCCGGGTCGCGGCCAACATCCTCGGCCGCGGATCGCTGCAGCACAAGGTCGTCAAGCAGATCCCCAAGACGTTCTCCGATCTGGGGCCCACCTACGTCAAGTTCGGTCAGATCATCGCGTCGAGTCCGGGCGCCTTCGGTGAGCCGCTGAGCCGCGAGTTCCGCGGCCTGCTGGACCGGGTGCCACCGGCGAACCCGACCGAGGTGCAGAAACTGATCCGCGAGGAACTCGGCGACGACCCGCACAAACTGTTCAAGGCGTTCGACGACAAGCCGTTCGCGTCGGCGTCCATCGCGCAGGTGCATTACGCGACGCTGCATACCGGCGAAGAGGTCGTCGTCAAGATCCAGCGTCCGGGCATCCGGCGGCGCGTGGCGGCCGATCTGCAGATCCTCAAGCGCGGCGCACGTCTGGTCGAACTGGCCAAGCTGGGCCAGCGGCTGTCCGCGCAGGACGTCGTCGCCGACTTCGCCGACAACCTCGCCGAGGAACTGGACTTCCGGCTCGAGGCCCAGTCGATGGACGCGTGGGTGTCGCACATGCACGCGTCGCCGCTGGGCGCCAACATCCGCGCCCCCACGGTGTACTGGGATCTGACCAGCGAGCGCGTGCTGACCATGGAGCGCATCGCC
This region of Mycolicibacterium goodii genomic DNA includes:
- a CDS encoding oxygenase MpaB family protein, translating into MREHPVFMPHEFVGQWLNQKFDRDIRRNYFRGMQFAEPKGDPGWFGPGSAVWHVHSHLHALIFGLQCAAYLERLDPSIYWMGMHHSRLVQRDENGVAVPKIDPAGAAVRLGHSIAFFIGTAYGSTETAERLAKTVRAMHHTIKGVRPDGAAYDADDPDWLRWNYATVVWGLATAHQLYHPQPLRGKKIDKYYGEFVRVGHALGGTDLPTTEAETLQCLESYLPRLALTHGASMATGSNLAMPQAAIDWAIRDTMPKWAMELIQHRSPNIIERTARRSVVWSIINGLEFAAGPAPEFKAARARVADGIDPDLAPHTWPGYVPGTDPVLSRDDIEQSFASV
- a CDS encoding ABC1 kinase family protein, encoding MSTTPAKTKHREVAKLDRVPLPVEAARIGATGWQITRTGARVAANILGRGSLQHKVVKQIPKTFSDLGPTYVKFGQIIASSPGAFGEPLSREFRGLLDRVPPANPTEVQKLIREELGDDPHKLFKAFDDKPFASASIAQVHYATLHTGEEVVVKIQRPGIRRRVAADLQILKRGARLVELAKLGQRLSAQDVVADFADNLAEELDFRLEAQSMDAWVSHMHASPLGANIRAPTVYWDLTSERVLTMERIAGVRIDDVAAIRKKGFDGTELVKALLFSVFEGGLRHGLFHGDLHAGNLYVDDDGKIVFFDFGIMGRIDPRTRWLLRELVHALLVKKDHAAAGKIVVLMGAVGTVKPEGQAAKDLEAFATPLTMKSLGDMSYAEIGRQLSALADAYDVKLPRELVLIGKQFLYVERYMKLLAPKWQMMSDPQLTGYFANFMVEVSREHKEIDDVEDIPAAGPAGAAPGGDKK